TGCTtcacagaagagtccagcaaatgcctatgatcaggcgctactaaaagctaatgaGTGGCCCAATTCgggctctgggggaaccgatTTCGAGATAAAACCAACCCAGTTATTTACGTTAGGAAGTCAGTGGGATCCGTGCCAAATTTGGCGTTTCTAGCTCTGACCGTTTCGGAGATCTTTCGGGACCAACAAACTAACTTTCGGAAATATTCGTAAGACCCCTTTTTCAATGATTCCCAACTTTCTGAGCCGCTGGGGCCCTCCCACCGCCCCACTGGGCTTGCCGGCACTGGGGAGGGATTCGAGACGGGTCAGAAgaggggcagcgtgtggggggtggggatgtggggtacATAGGTCTTTGGGTCATGACATGGGGGTGTCCCGTCCACAGGATCTCCCTGAACACCCTGACCCTGAACGTGAAGAGCGAGAAGGTTTATACCCGGCACGGGGTCCCCATCTCCGTCACCGGCATCGCCCAGGTAACCGCTTCCCCAGCTGCGAGGTCGCCATAGAAACCCTGGGGAGGCGGGAACACCTAGGAAACTAGCCAGGTACCCCCGTCCCCCGCAGTGGTACCTGCCACTGGCACCCCCTCGACCCTATACTTCCCCCATTGGTGCCTGTCCCCCCTTTTCCCCAATGGTACCTGCCCAgcttgtcttcccccccccccccccttttccccaatGGTACCTGCCCAGCTTGtcttccccccccttttccccaatGGTACCTGCCCAGCTTGtcttccccccccttttccccaatGGTACCTGCCCAgcttgtcttcccccccccccttttccccaatGGTACTTGCTCAGCTTGTCTTCCCCCCTCTTTTTCCCAATGGTACCTGCCCAACCCCCAGTTTCCCCAGTGGTAACTGCCACTAGCACCACCACCCCATGTCGCCAAATGGTacctgcctggcctggctccccCATTTCCCCCCAATGGTACCTGCCCAATCCAGCTCTCTGCgttctccccccctccttcttCCATTGGTAGCTGCccatcccgcccccccctccaTTCCAATTTCCCTCAATGGTAACTGGCACTGGCATCACTGCCACATTGCCCCAAATGGTACCTGGCTCCCCTGTTTCCCCAAATGGtacctgcccagcctggctccccctctttcctccaaTGGTTCCTGCCCAGCTTGTCTTTCGCTCCCCCCGTTTCTCCCAATGGTACCTACccagcccagctctctcccccccaccgccccgcccATGGTAACTGCCACTGGCACCACCACCCTATTTCCTCAAGTGGTACCTTCCATGGCCTGGCTCATTTCCGCCAATGGTACTGCCCACCTTggctctttcctccccccacatTTACACCAATGGTACCTGCCCAGCCTGGTCtgttcccccccctcccttccagccagTGATGCTCAGGGGACCACAGAGCCAGAGCCCCCTTCACCACCATGGACACGGTCTCCAGGCAACCGTTGTCGGGGCgcagcaagagcctcttcctcttaaaggggcaggcgccCCATCCCTGGAGCATCTCCAGGTTCGCGGGGggcgggctgctggggggggctgggctagcCCGGCCGGggtccctcccttcccacctctgGCGCCCTCCCCCCGGCAGGTGAAGATCCAGGGCCAGAACAAGGAGATGCTGGCGGCCGCCTGCCAGATGTTCCTGGGCAAGACGGAGAGCGAGATCACCCACATCGCCCTGGAGACGCTGGAGGGGCACCAGCGCGCCATCATGGCCCACATGACCGTGGAGGTGGGGCCGTGGCGGGGGTCAGACCTGCCCCCGTGTGTcatagccccctgctgggggTCCTGCCCCCGTGTGTcatagccccctgctgggggTCCTGTCCCCTGTGTGTcatagccccctgctgggggtcctgcccccctgtgtgtcatagccccctgctgggggTCCTGTCCCCCTGTGTGTcatagccccctgctgggggtcctgcccccctgtgtgtcatagccccctgctgggggTCCTGTCCCCCGTATGTGTcatagccccctgctgggggTCCTGTCCCCTGTGTGTcatagccccctgctgggggTCCTGTCCCCCGTGTGTGTcatagccccctgctgggggTCCTGTCCCCCGTGTGTGTcatagccccctgctgggggTCCTGCCCCCCGTGTGTcatagccccctgctgggggTCAGACCTGCCCCCCGTGTGTcatagccccctgctgggggtcctgcccccctgtgtGTCATAGCCCCCTACTGGGGGACCTGCCCCTCCCGTGTGTcatagccccctgctgggggTCCTGTCCCCTGTGTGTcatagccccctgctgggggtcctgcccccctgtgtgccatagccccctgctgggggacctgcccccccccgtgtgtcatagccccctgctgggggtcctgtcccctgtgtgtgtcatagccccctgctgggagtcctgtcccctgtgtgtgtcatagccccctgctgggggTCCTGTCCCCTGTGTGTCATAGCCCCCTGCTGGGAGTCCTGTCCCCCGTGTGTcatagccccctgctgggggTCCTGTCCCCCGTGTGTCATAGCCCCCTGCTGGGAGTCCTGTCCCCTGTGTGTcatagccccctgctgggggtcctgcctccctgtgtgtcatagccccctgctgggggTCCTGCCCCCTGTGTGTcatagccccctgctgggggTCCTGTCCCCTGTGTGTcatagccccctgctgggggTCCTGTCCCCTGTGTGTCATAGCCCCCCGTGTGTcatagccccctgctgggggTCCTGTCCTCCTGTGTGTcatagccccctgctgggggTCCTGTCCCCGTGTGTCATAGGCCCCTGCTGGGGGTCAGACCTGCCCCCCGTGTGTcatagccccctgctgggggTCCTGTCCCCCGTGTGTCATAGCCCTCTGCTGGGAGTCCTGTCCCCTGTGTGTcatagccccctgctgggggTCAGACCTGCCCCCTGTGTGTCATAGCCCCCTATGTTAGCGCCCTGCTGGGAGTCCCGTCCCTTGTGTGTGTCCCAGCTACACTCCCTCCCCTACAGTTCCCATTACCAagccccccccccgactcgctctctgTGGCCCTCCCCCGTGGCAGGAAATCTACAAGGATCGGAAGAAGTTCTCGGAGCAGGTCTTCAAAGTGGCCTCCTCGGACCTGGTCAACATGGGCATCAGCGTGGTGAGCTACACGCTCAAGGACATTCACGACGACCAGGTGAGGGGGGAGCCGGCCGGgccccgtgtccctgccctgcccggggaggggactcagggctcCGTCTCTCCTGTCCCCGCCCCAGGATTACCTGCACTCGCTGGGCAAAGCCAGGACCGCCCAGGTGCAGAAGGACGCCCGGATGGGGGAAGCCGAGGCCAAGAGAGACGCCGGCATCAGGGTGAGCGCTGGGCGTGGGGGGCGGatctgggggggcggaggggttcCGGCGGGCGGTGTCTGCGGGTGGGAGGCGGAGCCAAGCCGTGTCTgtccggagggggtggggggagcggcacCAGCCTGCCGTCCCCAGGCGAACGCCCTACCCCTTAGGCCACGCCGGAACCCATCCCAGCACCTTTCCTCCAGGGGGTCCCTTATCCCAGCAGGCTGTGTCTGCAAGGCAGGGGCCGATCCAGGCTGTGTCTgccgggggtgggaggcagcaccAAGCGGGGTGGGAGGGTTCCGGCAGGCCGtgtctgcagggtggggggtggatctggtcagggcgggggcgggggggttccgGCTGGCTGTGTCTGGAGGATggatcagggtgggggggggtgccgtCAGTCTGtgtctgcagggtgggggggcggaTCCGGGCGGGAGGGGTCCCGGCAGGCCGTGTttgtggggcggggggcggatCCGGACGGGGGGGGTCCCGGCAGGCCGTGTttgtggggcggggggcggatCCGGACGGGGGGGGTCCCGGCAGGCCGTGTCTGCGGGGCGGGGGGTGGATCCGGGCGGGAGGGGTCCCGGCAGGCCGTGTttgcggggcggggggtggaTCCAGGCGGGAGGGGTCCCGGCAGGCCGTGTttgcggggcggggggtggaTCCAGGCGGGAGGGGTCCCGGCAGGCCGTGTttgtggggcggggggcggatCCGGACGGGGGGGTCCCGGCAGGCCGTGTCTGCGGGGCGGGGGGTGGATCCAGGCGGGAGGGGTCCCGGCAGGCCGTGtttgcggggcggggggcggatcCAGGCGGGAGGGGTCCCGGCAGGCCGTGTttgcggggcggggggtggaTCCAGGCGGGAGGGGTCCCGGCAGGCCGTGTttgcggggcgggggtggatcCAGGCTGCGTGGGGGGGGCGGTAGCAGGCGACCCCCGGCCCTgacccccggccctgccccacggctctgcccccctgccgcaggAGGCCAAGGCgaagcaggagaagctctccGCCCAGTACATCAGCGAGATCGAGATGGCCAAGGCGCAGCGGGACTACGAGCTGAAGAAAGCCGCCTACGACATCGAGGTCAATACCCGCAAAGCCGAGTCCGACCTGGCCTACCAGCTCCAGGTGAGACACCCCCCGAGGGGCCCCCCCGATGCCCGTGCGACACCGAAACCTGGTGGGGCCGGTGGCTTGATGTGGCTTCCCTGGAGCTGCTGACCTTTGACCCCTGACCTCCTTGGGTTGACCTTTGGACAGCCTCGTGGGTCGCCCCTCCAGGGGTCCCGCCCTAATCAATGCCTCCACCCTCCCGGCCAACCCCTGACGGCGTCCCCtggcccccccgcctgcttctgcATGGCATCGTTTCCTGacctctgacccctcccccccttcggTTATTGACctttgaccccctccccccactggccaTGTTGACCCCTCCTGTCCTGACCTTGGTGATATCTGCTCTTGGCTCCcaaatcccggggggggggggggaggttgtgacGTTTCCCCCATCGTTGGGGGCTGTTCTTGGCTCCAGTAGCCCCCCCCAACGCTGACCTTTGACCTGTCTCGGCGAGGTCACCGAGGTGACCTTTGACCTGTCTCGACAAGGTCACCGAGGTGACCTTTGACACCTTGATGGTGCCCATCCTGCCCCAGTAGCGTTGACCTTCCCAACGTTGACCTACCTCGGTGGGCTGGGCCCTtgacgcctcccctccccccatggccccaCGTTGGCGCCAGTGCTTCACCATTCGCTcctctcctgggggggggcacaggttGCCCTCTGTATCCTGGGGGGGGTTGACCCCGTGACCTCGGCTCATTCACCTTTGACCTCCCCGGGAGCGGGGAGTTGGTGCGAAACGCGGGCAATCCAGGCCGGTGGACGCCGCCCCGGGGCGCCCGCGTGCTGAGCCCTCCCCCCGGGCAGGTGGCCAAGACGAAGCAGAAGATCGAGGAGCAGAAGATGCAGGTGCTGGTGGTGGAGCGGACCCAGCAgatccagctgcaggagcaggaaATCATCCGCAAGGAGCGGGAGCTGGAAGCCACCATCAAGAAGCCGGCCGAGGCCGAGCGCTACCGGCTGGAGAAACTGGCCGAGGCCCAGAGGTATCGTCCCCCCCGTGCCCAACCCATGGGCAGCCCCCTCCCAACCGGGGCCACAGCCTCTCCTCACCCTGGCACCCGGAGGCCAAGCCACCCCGTCCCCctgctcagcctcccccccccccccggcatccgtCCACCCcgtgccagcccccccagcctcacagggcctccactctcctcccaccacctctcccctccccatagaGCACCCCACGTTCATCCCCTCCCTCGCTTAAGTGCCAGGGCTGAAGCAAGTTGGGctattattgtagggtctccctTAAGTGCCAGGGCTGAAGCAAGTtgggctgttattgtagggtctccctTAAGTGCCAGGGCGGAAGCAGGCTGGATTGTTAAGTGCCAAGGGCCAGCAGGCTGGTCTGTTACTGTAGGGTCTGCCTTAAGTGACCGAGGagtgagagggggcggggccaagcagaCTGGGTTGTTACTGTAGGGTCTACCTTAAGTGCTGGGGCTGAAGCAGGCTGGGCAGTTACTGTAGGGTTAGTGCTGAGAGCCAAACAGACTgggttgttattgtagggtctgcTTTAAATACTGGGGAAAGCAGGCTGGGTTGTTGTTGTAGGGTCTACCACAAGTGCTGTGGCTGAAGCAGGCTGGGTGGTTACTGTAGGGTTAATGCTGGGAGcggctggtttgttattgtagggtctgcTTTAAATGCTGGGGAAAGCagactggtttgttattgtagggtctgcTTTAAGGAGGGGGAAgctctcatcccctcccccccagtcccctgccctgtccccaccagctcccccccaTGCCCGAGCCAAGCTGGAGTCACTGACCCTCCCCCTcttatccctcccccccaggtgcCGGCTGATCATGCAGGCGGAGGCTGAAGCCGAATCCCTGACGGTGAGTCTGACGCCCTTaggggggacccaggcgtccgggacagtgcggggggggggggtgtctgcccttcccgagggaggggaggggggagtcaggggGAAGCAGGCATCCGggacagtgtggggggggggatctgcccttcccgagggaggggaggggggagccagggggaAGCAGGCATCCGGGACAGtgcgggggggcagccaggggaccccccgggggggggaTCTGAGAGGGGCCTGGTGGGGCCGGCActgacccacccctcccccccgtgcaggtGAAGGGGGAGGCGCAGGCCTTCGCCATCGAAGCCAAGGCGCGGGCGGACGCGGAGCAGATGGCCAAGAAGGCGGAGGCCTTCCAGCAGTACCAGGACGCCGCCATGGTCGACATGCTGCTGGAGAGGCTGCCCCAGGTGAGGGCGGGGTCGGCCCGgtgggagaccctacaataacagagtGGCCCGTACGGCAACTCGCCCACCTGTGCCCCCGGGGGGAGACCTGGATGTCACTTAGCCAGCTGCCTCTCCACCGGCGTTGAAGgcagaccctacaataacaaaccaggcTGCTGTTCCCCGGCAGTTAagggagaccctacaataacaaaccagcctCCTTGGCTCCCAGCACTAACCCTACAGTAACAGCCCAGCCTCCTTCAACTCTGGCACTGAAGgtagaccctacaataacaacccAGCCTGCTTAGCCCCTACCCCCGTGACTCCCCAATCATTTAAGGCAGACCCTACAGTAACAGACCAGTCTGCGGGCCTTTGGCACTTAAGgcagaccctacgataacaatGCAGCCTGCTTCAACCCTGCCACTTAagggagaccctacaataacaacccAGCCTGCTTGGTCCCACTCCTCAGTCACTTAAGgcagaccctac
This Pelodiscus sinensis isolate JC-2024 unplaced genomic scaffold, ASM4963464v1 ctg68, whole genome shotgun sequence DNA region includes the following protein-coding sequences:
- the FLOT1 gene encoding flotillin-1 → MFFTCGPNEAMVVSGFCRSPPVMVAGGRVFVLPCIQQIQRISLNTLTLNVKSEKVYTRHGVPISVTGIAQVKIQGQNKEMLAAACQMFLGKTESEITHIALETLEGHQRAIMAHMTVEEIYKDRKKFSEQVFKVASSDLVNMGISVVSYTLKDIHDDQDYLHSLGKARTAQVQKDARMGEAEAKRDAGIREAKAKQEKLSAQYISEIEMAKAQRDYELKKAAYDIEVNTRKAESDLAYQLQVAKTKQKIEEQKMQVLVVERTQQIQLQEQEIIRKERELEATIKKPAEAERYRLEKLAEAQRCRLIMQAEAEAESLTVKGEAQAFAIEAKARADAEQMAKKAEAFQQYQDAAMVDMLLERLPQVADEISKPLTEVKKITMVSSGGGEVGAAKLTGEVLDIMTKLPDAVEKLTGVSISQMGRKKPGRMS